In the genome of Gemmatimonadaceae bacterium, one region contains:
- the thiD gene encoding bifunctional hydroxymethylpyrimidine kinase/phosphomethylpyrimidine kinase, translating to MYIALTVAGSDSGGGAGIQADLKTFHQLGVYGTSVITAITAQNTLGVSRWEAVSAEMVRAQLDAVATDLRPRAFKTGMLADAGIVRAVAAGAREHELSGYVLDPVMVATSGDVLIEHDAVAAIREHLLPLCAVVTPNAHEAALLAGLAVETEADLAKAAEALVRELGAGAALVKGGHVDTGAETVDVLYADGAAVAFRNRRLATTSTHGTGCTLSAAIAAELAKGNDLRAACARAVEFVHRAIEAAPGLGSGHGPLNHFVR from the coding sequence ATGTACATAGCACTGACGGTCGCCGGGTCCGACTCCGGCGGCGGAGCGGGAATCCAGGCCGATCTCAAGACGTTCCACCAGCTCGGCGTTTACGGAACTTCGGTCATCACGGCGATCACCGCGCAGAACACCCTCGGCGTCTCCCGCTGGGAAGCGGTGTCGGCGGAAATGGTCCGCGCGCAGCTCGACGCCGTCGCGACCGACCTCAGGCCGCGCGCCTTCAAGACCGGGATGCTCGCCGACGCCGGCATCGTTCGCGCGGTGGCCGCCGGCGCGCGCGAGCACGAGCTGTCGGGCTACGTCCTCGATCCGGTGATGGTCGCGACGTCGGGCGACGTCCTGATCGAGCACGACGCGGTGGCCGCGATCCGCGAGCACCTGCTCCCGCTCTGCGCGGTGGTCACCCCCAACGCCCACGAAGCCGCGCTGCTCGCCGGACTGGCGGTCGAGACGGAAGCGGATCTCGCGAAAGCGGCCGAGGCGCTCGTCCGCGAGCTGGGCGCCGGCGCCGCGCTGGTAAAGGGCGGACACGTCGACACGGGTGCCGAGACGGTAGACGTGCTGTATGCGGACGGGGCCGCCGTGGCGTTCCGGAATCGCCGGCTGGCGACGACGAGCACGCATGGCACCGGGTGTACCCTGTCCGCGGCTATCGCCGCGGAGCTTGCGAAGGGGAATGATCTCCGTGCTGCCTGTGCGCGCGCCGTCGAATTCGTGCACCGGGCCATAGAAGCGGCGCCGGGGTTGGGATCAGGGCACGGGCCGCTGAATCACTTCGTCAGGTAG
- a CDS encoding purine-nucleoside phosphorylase, producing MSEQYGAAAAKTVAAAMRDRLGVEAPAMAMILGSGLGKVAASLESPRKVAYRDVPGFPQVSVVGHVGEATAGKLEGKEVLVFSGRPHMYEGNPAAMVAFPVRVLHALGAKVLFLSNAAGGIRRSYRAGDLMIIEDHINLMNQNPLVGPLQEGDDRFPDMTEAYDALLRKLMREAAPELNVTVHEGVYAGLTGPSYETRAEIRMLERLGADAVGMSTVPEVIVAQALDMRVAAVSCIANVASGLSSMPVSHSEVLDTTGRVSDQFVKLIRTLVRAL from the coding sequence ATGAGCGAGCAATACGGCGCGGCGGCCGCGAAGACCGTAGCAGCGGCGATGCGGGACAGGCTCGGCGTCGAGGCGCCGGCCATGGCCATGATCCTCGGCAGCGGCCTCGGAAAAGTCGCCGCCAGCCTGGAATCACCGCGCAAGGTCGCGTACCGCGACGTGCCCGGCTTCCCGCAGGTATCCGTCGTGGGCCACGTCGGGGAAGCGACCGCGGGAAAGCTGGAAGGGAAGGAAGTGCTGGTGTTCTCCGGCCGGCCGCACATGTACGAGGGAAACCCGGCCGCGATGGTCGCGTTTCCGGTGCGCGTGCTGCACGCGCTGGGTGCCAAGGTGCTGTTCCTCTCGAACGCCGCCGGCGGGATCCGCCGGTCGTACCGGGCCGGCGATCTGATGATCATCGAGGATCACATCAACCTGATGAATCAGAACCCGCTCGTGGGGCCGCTACAGGAGGGCGACGACCGCTTTCCGGACATGACGGAGGCGTACGACGCGCTGCTGCGGAAGCTGATGCGCGAAGCGGCGCCGGAGCTGAACGTGACGGTTCACGAAGGGGTGTACGCCGGGCTCACCGGTCCGAGCTACGAAACGCGGGCCGAGATCAGGATGCTCGAGCGGCTCGGCGCCGATGCCGTCGGGATGTCGACGGTCCCGGAAGTGATCGTGGCGCAGGCGCTCGACATGCGCGTCGCGGCGGTGAGCTGCATCGCGAACGTCGCGTCGGGGCTGTCGTCGATGCCGGTGAGCCATTCCGAGGTGCTGGACACGACGGGACGGGTGTCGGACCAGTTCGTCAAGTTGATTCGGACATTGGTCCGGGCGCTCTAA
- the add gene encoding adenosine deaminase gives MSGANLRETLRRLPKAELHCHLDGSVRPATLAELAGECGVHLPCPSTPEEVARMMHVTDAATLEEYLTRFQYTIGVMQTGAALERIAYELVADAHADGVRYIEVRNAPLLNTRGGLSPGEVVDATVRGLERGEREFGVVARFIVCALRDLPPESSLEQARLAVAHKSRGVVGFDLAGAEAGNPASRHAEAFRYAREHDLAVTVHAGEGYGVDSIRQAVHDCGANRIGHATRLFEDPSLAQYVNDRRIALEMCPTSNVQTRAVPSYAKHPFREYFAKGMNVTLNTDNRLMSGTTLTDEYLHAANEMGFTVSDLSLVALNGFASAFLPWEERLLLIESVRDGIDAIEETVS, from the coding sequence GTGAGCGGCGCCAACCTGCGCGAGACGCTCCGCCGCCTCCCGAAGGCGGAGCTGCACTGCCACCTGGACGGCTCCGTGCGGCCTGCCACCCTGGCGGAGCTCGCCGGCGAATGCGGCGTACATCTCCCGTGTCCGTCCACGCCGGAGGAGGTCGCGCGGATGATGCACGTGACCGACGCCGCCACGCTCGAGGAGTATCTCACCCGCTTCCAGTACACCATCGGAGTGATGCAGACCGGGGCGGCGCTGGAGCGGATCGCGTACGAGCTAGTGGCCGACGCGCACGCCGACGGCGTGCGCTACATCGAGGTTCGCAACGCGCCGCTGCTGAACACGCGCGGCGGGCTGTCCCCGGGCGAGGTGGTGGACGCCACCGTCCGCGGTCTGGAGCGCGGCGAGCGCGAGTTCGGCGTGGTCGCTCGCTTCATCGTCTGCGCCCTGCGGGACCTGCCGCCGGAAAGCTCGCTGGAGCAGGCGCGGCTCGCCGTGGCGCACAAGTCCAGGGGCGTTGTGGGCTTCGATCTCGCGGGCGCGGAGGCGGGCAACCCCGCGTCGCGGCACGCGGAAGCGTTCAGGTACGCGCGCGAGCACGATCTCGCGGTCACCGTGCACGCGGGAGAAGGCTACGGCGTCGATTCGATCCGCCAGGCGGTGCACGATTGCGGCGCCAACCGCATCGGCCACGCGACGCGGCTGTTCGAGGATCCCTCGCTGGCGCAGTACGTGAACGACCGCCGCATCGCCCTGGAGATGTGCCCAACGAGCAACGTCCAGACCCGCGCGGTCCCGTCGTATGCGAAGCATCCGTTCAGGGAGTACTTTGCGAAAGGAATGAACGTCACGTTGAACACGGACAACAGGCTGATGAGCGGCACGACTCTCACCGACGAATACCTGCACGCCGCGAACGAGATGGGATTCACCGTTTCCGACCTTTCGCTGGTGGCGCTGAACGGGTTTGCGAGCGCGTTCCTTCCGTGGGAGGAGCGGCTCTTGCTGATCGAGAGCGTGCGCGACGGAATCGACGCGATAGAGGAGACAGTCTCATGA
- a CDS encoding 5'-nucleotidase C-terminal domain-containing protein, with product MKLAAYLLLVAGAACVPPGVSPTTPPAGQFLRIIGTNDFHGALEPRADSAGVQLGGAAHVAAAIRAAAAECAPRCEVLLLDGGDMFQGTAASNTAYGKPVVELFNELGYAAAALGNHEFDWGIDTLRARMRDARFNILGANVRYADGRDVEWIPNDTIVARGRARIGIIGLSTQQTPTTTRPQNVAHLRFVDPAPVVDAHARSLRARGATHVVVVGHVGGHCGATCTGEVFDLAAAITEPVDAIVSGHSHTLLDTTVNGIPIVQARSSGRSIDVLDLPLDGRAPARGEVRPVLTARIPPDPAAAAIVARWTARVAGEFSRPVATLSERLSRAGAQHSLGNLIADAQRAAAGTDVAVMNSGGIRADLDSGVVTYGELFEVQPFDNTLVRVTMRGSDLRSYLAQIVARGRPNAHVSGASIVYSRDSAGAGRIDTVRVAGRPIDDSAGYTVAINDFMAAGGDGLGPPAAASVEALPIIDRNALRDYVARLPQPVEAPRTLRIWLAGQAAP from the coding sequence ATGAAATTGGCGGCATATCTGCTCCTGGTCGCCGGGGCCGCATGCGTTCCCCCCGGCGTCAGTCCCACGACGCCACCGGCGGGGCAGTTTCTCCGCATCATCGGCACCAACGACTTCCACGGCGCGCTCGAGCCGCGGGCCGACAGCGCGGGCGTACAGCTGGGCGGGGCCGCGCACGTGGCCGCCGCGATCCGGGCGGCAGCCGCCGAGTGCGCGCCGCGGTGCGAGGTGCTGCTGCTCGACGGCGGCGACATGTTCCAGGGAACCGCCGCCTCGAACACCGCCTACGGCAAGCCGGTAGTCGAGCTGTTCAACGAGCTGGGATACGCCGCGGCCGCGTTGGGCAATCACGAGTTCGACTGGGGCATAGACACGCTGCGCGCCCGAATGCGCGACGCGCGCTTCAACATCCTCGGCGCGAACGTGCGCTACGCCGACGGCCGCGACGTGGAATGGATCCCGAACGACACGATCGTGGCGCGCGGCCGCGCGCGCATCGGGATCATCGGGCTGTCCACGCAGCAGACGCCGACGACGACGCGCCCGCAGAACGTCGCGCACCTGCGCTTCGTGGATCCCGCGCCGGTGGTGGACGCGCACGCGCGATCGCTGCGCGCCCGCGGTGCCACGCACGTCGTGGTCGTCGGACACGTGGGCGGGCATTGCGGGGCGACTTGCACCGGCGAGGTCTTCGACCTCGCGGCCGCGATCACCGAGCCCGTAGACGCGATCGTCAGCGGCCACTCGCACACGCTGCTCGACACCACGGTGAACGGCATCCCGATCGTACAGGCCCGTTCGAGCGGGCGGTCCATAGATGTCCTCGACCTGCCGCTCGACGGACGCGCGCCGGCACGCGGCGAGGTCCGCCCTGTGCTCACGGCGCGGATCCCGCCCGATCCGGCGGCGGCGGCGATCGTCGCGCGGTGGACTGCGAGAGTCGCGGGCGAATTCTCGCGGCCGGTGGCGACGCTCTCCGAGCGGTTGTCCCGCGCGGGCGCGCAGCATTCTCTCGGGAACCTCATCGCCGACGCGCAGCGGGCGGCGGCGGGGACGGACGTGGCCGTGATGAACAGCGGCGGCATCCGCGCGGATCTCGATTCGGGCGTGGTCACTTACGGCGAGCTGTTCGAGGTCCAGCCGTTCGACAATACCCTGGTCCGGGTGACGATGCGGGGCTCGGATCTCCGGAGTTATCTCGCCCAGATCGTCGCGCGCGGGCGGCCGAACGCGCACGTGAGCGGCGCGTCGATCGTGTACTCAAGGGACAGCGCCGGCGCGGGCCGGATCGATACGGTGCGCGTGGCGGGAAGGCCGATCGACGATTCGGCGGGCTATACAGTGGCGATCAACGATTTCATGGCGGCGGGTGGCGACGGCCTCGGACCGCCGGCGGCGGCGTCCGTCGAAGCCCTTCCGATCATCGACCGCAACGCGCTCCGCGACTACGTCGCGCGGCTGCCGCAGCCCGTGGAAGCTCCGCGCACGCTTCGCATATGGCTCGCGGGGCAGGCCGCGCCGTGA
- a CDS encoding inorganic phosphate transporter has protein sequence MIYYVLGIVAVAFIFDFINGFHDSANSIATVVATRVLSPGVAVIWAAFFNFIAAFVFTTAVAKTIGSGLIDLNIVTPNVILAGLLGAIIWDLVTWFYGLPSSSSHALIGGYAGAALAKAGIAALILGRKWIETISFIVISPLFGMVLGFVLMVIVFWLFRWTSPAWVNRIFKRGQLLSAALFSLAHGGNDAQKTMGIVVGLLVSVAPTLSQETGWLSFFYIPNADHIPVWVILTAHTAIALGTLTGGWRIVHTMGSRITRLRPVGGFCAEGGGAIAIIVATFGGIPVSTTHTITGSIIGVGATNRISAVRWGIAGRIVWAWVLTIPAAGAIAALSYYILRATVGP, from the coding sequence GTGATCTACTATGTGCTGGGGATCGTGGCGGTCGCCTTCATCTTCGATTTCATCAACGGCTTCCACGACTCCGCCAATTCGATTGCGACGGTCGTGGCCACCCGGGTACTCAGCCCCGGGGTAGCGGTCATATGGGCGGCGTTCTTCAACTTCATCGCCGCGTTCGTGTTCACCACCGCGGTCGCCAAGACGATCGGATCAGGGTTGATCGACCTCAACATCGTGACGCCGAACGTCATCCTGGCCGGCCTGCTCGGCGCGATCATCTGGGATCTCGTAACCTGGTTCTACGGCCTTCCGTCGAGCTCGTCCCACGCGCTCATCGGCGGGTACGCGGGCGCCGCGCTGGCGAAGGCCGGCATCGCGGCGCTCATCCTCGGTAGAAAGTGGATAGAGACGATCTCGTTCATCGTCATCTCGCCGCTGTTCGGCATGGTGCTCGGCTTCGTCCTGATGGTGATCGTGTTCTGGCTGTTCAGATGGACGAGCCCGGCATGGGTGAATCGGATCTTCAAGCGCGGCCAACTCCTCAGCGCGGCGCTCTTTTCCCTGGCGCACGGCGGCAACGACGCCCAGAAGACCATGGGCATCGTGGTAGGCCTCCTGGTGTCGGTAGCTCCGACACTGTCGCAGGAGACGGGCTGGTTGAGCTTCTTCTACATTCCCAACGCGGATCACATTCCGGTATGGGTGATCCTGACCGCGCATACCGCGATCGCTCTCGGTACCCTTACCGGCGGCTGGCGGATCGTCCATACGATGGGGTCGCGAATCACGCGGCTCAGACCCGTGGGCGGATTCTGCGCGGAGGGTGGCGGCGCGATCGCGATCATCGTGGCTACGTTCGGAGGAATCCCCGTGAGCACGACGCACACGATCACCGGGTCCATCATCGGAGTTGGCGCGACGAATCGTATTTCGGCTGTACGCTGGGGAATCGCCGGACGAATCGTCTGGGCCTGGGTCCTGACCATTCCGGCGGCGGGCGCGATAGCTGCGCTCAGCTATTACATCCTGCGGGCAACGGTGGGGCCGTGA
- a CDS encoding DUF47 family protein: MRLLPKTENFYELFSEIAHRLSGSAVLLHRLFEDPANRSAYVAQIKRLEHEADYLTHDVILRIDKTFVTPFDREDIHALVSELDDVVDLIDGTARRAEIFNITTVCRPAVVLSEVIVRAASAVEEAVRGMKDAKLVKSNALELKRLEEEGDAIYHDAMGALFADNADPIDVIKWKELYDKLEDSLDQCEDVANVLESIAIKNS; this comes from the coding sequence ATGCGGCTCCTCCCGAAGACCGAAAACTTCTACGAGCTGTTCTCGGAGATCGCCCACCGGCTTTCCGGATCCGCCGTGCTGCTGCACCGGCTGTTCGAGGATCCCGCGAATCGCAGCGCGTACGTGGCGCAGATCAAGCGTCTCGAGCACGAGGCCGACTATCTGACGCACGACGTGATCCTGCGGATCGACAAGACTTTCGTCACTCCTTTTGACCGTGAGGACATCCACGCACTGGTGTCCGAGCTGGACGACGTCGTCGATCTCATCGACGGTACCGCCCGGCGGGCCGAGATCTTCAACATCACTACCGTGTGCAGGCCCGCGGTCGTGCTGTCGGAGGTGATCGTTCGCGCCGCCTCGGCGGTGGAGGAAGCGGTGCGGGGGATGAAGGACGCCAAGCTCGTCAAGTCCAACGCTCTCGAGCTCAAGCGGCTGGAGGAAGAAGGGGATGCGATCTATCACGACGCGATGGGGGCGCTCTTCGCGGACAACGCGGACCCGATAGACGTGATCAAGTGGAAGGAGCTGTACGACAAGCTCGAAGATTCGCTGGACCAGTGCGAGGACGTGGCGAATGTCCTCGAGAGCATCGCCATCAAGAACAGCTGA
- a CDS encoding response regulator transcription factor, whose product MTVAQDHLDRILVVDDEPDILALCAFHLRKAGYVVSTAATGAAALERARDDRPSLIVLDLMLPDVGGFDVLRILRSDESTRDTAVLLLTARKEETDRIRGLTLGADDYLTKPFSPQELVLRVGAILRRASRVDQPFESALDIGPIRIDRAAHIVTVDGAEIDLTATEFKLLLTLAERKGRVQSRAVLLDAVWEAASDIQTRTVDMHVQRLRAKLGDAGAMIETVRAIGYRLRSGRGQAE is encoded by the coding sequence GTGACCGTAGCGCAGGACCACCTCGACCGGATACTGGTCGTGGATGACGAGCCCGACATCCTCGCGTTGTGCGCGTTCCACCTGCGCAAGGCCGGTTACGTCGTGTCGACCGCCGCCACCGGAGCCGCGGCGCTCGAACGCGCGCGCGACGACCGGCCCTCCCTCATCGTGCTCGACCTCATGCTGCCCGACGTCGGAGGATTCGACGTGCTGCGCATTCTGCGCTCCGATGAGAGCACCCGCGACACCGCGGTGCTCCTCCTGACCGCGCGCAAGGAGGAAACCGACCGCATCCGCGGCCTCACCCTCGGTGCTGACGACTATCTCACGAAGCCCTTCAGCCCCCAGGAGCTGGTGCTTCGAGTCGGCGCGATCCTCCGCCGCGCGTCTCGCGTCGATCAGCCCTTCGAGAGTGCCCTCGATATCGGGCCGATCCGCATCGATCGCGCCGCCCACATCGTCACGGTGGACGGAGCCGAGATCGATCTGACCGCCACTGAATTCAAGCTGCTGCTGACGCTGGCGGAAAGGAAAGGACGCGTCCAGTCGCGGGCAGTACTGCTCGACGCCGTGTGGGAAGCAGCGTCCGACATCCAGACGCGCACCGTGGACATGCACGTGCAACGGCTTCGCGCCAAGCTCGGCGACGCCGGCGCGATGATCGAGACCGTCCGCGCGATCGGCTACCGATTGCGGTCGGGCAGAGGGCAGGCAGAGTGA
- a CDS encoding ATP-binding protein, translating to MTEPARLAAYGLVVVTTFAAAVGTLGAADPGSLIAPAAVTAVVAVLLAWVVAGRSTRALARLRDAARSIAAGNLDANPPLSGPPGIADVGVAVHDLAEQLRKRTLAVEAADALFAGLVESLTEAILVLDAAGQVNLINGAGRDVFGVTDPVPFAADRLPRVRAVHQALQSALGGTPVGPLEIDVRTHHVSLSTRPLPGGGAVLAALDLTPLRRLEAVRRDFVANVSHELRTPLTVVRGFAETLAAEDIAPDARREFSEMIRANTARMQRIVDDLLDLSRIESGGWVPQPGPVEVGAVASEVLEQAAAQASEKHLSLEIEIAPGAGVARADRVALTQILSNLVENAIRHTAAGRVTVFAEPAADGTWLGVRDSGQGIPQEHLPRIFERFYRADPGRSRQSGGTGLGLAIVKHLVEAHGGMVTAESDVGRGTTVRAFFPSAGSG from the coding sequence GTGACCGAACCCGCGCGGCTCGCCGCATACGGGCTGGTCGTGGTCACGACGTTCGCGGCAGCCGTCGGGACGCTTGGCGCCGCGGATCCCGGATCTTTGATTGCGCCGGCCGCGGTCACCGCAGTGGTGGCTGTCCTTCTCGCCTGGGTTGTGGCGGGACGCTCCACGCGAGCCCTGGCCCGGCTGCGCGACGCTGCCCGGTCGATCGCCGCCGGCAACCTCGATGCGAATCCCCCGCTCTCCGGTCCGCCCGGGATCGCTGATGTCGGCGTCGCGGTGCATGATCTCGCGGAGCAGCTGCGGAAGCGCACCCTCGCGGTCGAAGCGGCAGATGCTCTCTTCGCCGGCCTGGTCGAGTCGCTCACCGAAGCCATCCTCGTCCTGGACGCGGCCGGCCAGGTGAACCTGATCAATGGCGCCGGACGGGACGTCTTCGGTGTGACGGACCCGGTCCCCTTCGCTGCCGACAGGCTGCCGCGCGTGCGGGCAGTGCATCAGGCGCTGCAGAGCGCGCTGGGAGGAACCCCGGTCGGCCCCCTGGAGATCGATGTTCGAACGCACCACGTCTCCCTGTCCACCCGGCCGCTGCCGGGCGGCGGAGCCGTGCTCGCGGCACTGGATCTCACGCCGCTTCGCCGGCTCGAGGCGGTGCGCCGGGACTTCGTGGCGAACGTGTCGCACGAGCTTCGCACGCCGTTGACAGTCGTGCGCGGCTTCGCCGAGACGCTGGCGGCGGAAGACATCGCGCCGGATGCGAGGCGCGAATTCTCCGAGATGATCCGGGCGAACACCGCGCGGATGCAGCGCATCGTGGACGATCTGCTGGATCTGTCCCGCATCGAGTCCGGTGGCTGGGTTCCACAGCCCGGTCCCGTCGAGGTCGGAGCGGTTGCGAGCGAAGTATTGGAGCAGGCCGCCGCCCAGGCGAGCGAAAAACACCTGTCGCTCGAGATCGAGATTGCGCCGGGCGCGGGCGTCGCGCGCGCCGACCGCGTGGCTCTCACACAGATCCTGTCGAACCTGGTCGAGAACGCCATCCGGCATACCGCGGCCGGTCGCGTCACCGTGTTCGCGGAGCCGGCGGCCGACGGCACATGGCTCGGGGTCAGAGACTCGGGACAGGGGATCCCGCAAGAGCACCTGCCGCGCATCTTCGAGCGCTTCTACCGCGCCGACCCCGGCAGGTCGCGCCAGAGCGGCGGCACTGGTCTCGGGCTCGCCATCGTGAAGCACCTGGTCGAGGCGCACGGCGGGATGGTCACGGCCGAAAGTGACGTCGGCCGGGGCACCACGGTGCGCGCGTTCTTCCCCTCCGCCGGAAGCGGCTGA